The Apostichopus japonicus isolate 1M-3 chromosome 14, ASM3797524v1, whole genome shotgun sequence region tgtacatattggtgttctattcaccaaacatacacatctctcctacagtgtacatattggtgttctgttcatcaaacctacacatctctcctacagtgtacatataggtGTTCTATTCattaaacctacacatctctcctacagtgtacatattggtgttctattcaccaaacctacacatctctcctatagtgtTCATATTGGTtttctattcatcaaacctacacatgtCTCCTACATTGGtaatattggtgttctattcactaaacctgcacatctctcctacagtgtacatattggtgttctattcaccaaacctacacatctctcctatagtgtacatattggtgttctattcactaaacctacacatctctcctacagtgtacatattggtgttctattcactaatcctacacatctctcctgcaatgtatatattggtgttctattcaccaaacctacacatctctcctacagtgttcatattggtgttctattcatcaaacctacacatctctcctacagtatacatattggtgttctattcactaaacctacacatctctcctacagtgtacatattggtgttctattcaccaaacctacacatctctcctacagtgtacatattggtgttctattcaccaaacatacacatctctcctacagtgtacatattggtgttctgttcatcaaacctacacatctctcctacagtgtacatataggtGTTCTATTCattaaacctacacatctctcctacagtgtacatattggtgttctattcaccaaacctacacatctctcctatagtgtacatattggtgttctattcaccaaacctacacttctctcctacagtgtacatattggtgttctattcaccaaacctacacatctctcctacagtgtacatgttggtgttctattcaccaaacatacacatctctcctacagtgtactgtacatattggtgttctattcaccaaacctacacatctctcctacagtgtacatataggtGTTCTATTCattaaacctacacatctctcctacagtgtacatattggtgttctattcaccaaacctacacatctctcctacagtgtacatgttggtgttctattcaccaaacatacacatctctcctacagtgtactgtacatattggtgttctattcaccaaacctacacatctctcctacagtgtacatatcggTTTAAATATTGGTTATATGTGTGTTTTATTGTAATCGATTGTATGTACAGAGTCATGAATTACTTGGTTTTATTATTGGTAATATGTGGGTTTTCTTGTTTAAGGTTGTATGTTCAGAGTCATGAATTAATTGGTTTTATAATTGGTAATATGTTGCTTATATTGTTTAAGGCTGTATGTACAGAGTCGTGAAGTACTTGGTTTTATTATTGGTAATATGTGGGTTTCATTGTATTCGGTTGTATGTACAGAGTCGTGAATTACTTGGTTTTATTATTGGTAATATACGGATTTTATTGTTTAAGGTTGTGTGTAATGAGTCACGATTTCTTTTGATTTCCTCTTCCAACTGATCATTGGAAGATCAGTCAAACACATAATGATCCTCTTTAAGGATTCGGTTACATTACCTCATTGAGAAGGCTCTTGCAGGTTTCCATAGCTTCATCAACTGTTAGTACATTGTCGAGAGATGTTGCTTCTTCATCTTCCTCCAGGCTCATCCTTGATCTGGTAGACACTTTGGGAGTTTTCATAAATTTAGCTGCCCTCTTAGGAGTTTTTCCTTTAGCTATCAACCATTGTTCAAGTTTTTCTCTGCAAAGGAAAGAAGAGGTGGTCATCTCCCTacacaaatttatttaataaaagcAGGGATTTTCCTTACGAAATGGTGAATAATATAATGAGAAATGCTGAAATGTAAACAACATAATCTATGAATCAGCGGACTGCTGTATAACCCAGGGCATAACATAAATCACTGGGTAAGTTGAATTAAGCCTTTATCTACAAATTTccaaactcagtttcaatgaaCAAATGATTGTGAGCTGAATAGATAACAAGCAAAACATACCTCATGCTTTCCTGTGTTCCTTCCTGAGAAGTAGAAGGTCTTTCGTGAACACTTGGTTTAGTAAGACTGGTCTTGTGTAACCATTTATGGCTCTCAGCTCTCAATTTTCTTTGCTCTCCAAGGCCTCCATTTGTTGTTACCTTTGACTGCCTCCAGGGTCTTTCTCTCGTCATCCTCCTGTCCTTCCTCTCTGCAACTGAGTTCATCTTGTTTCCACTTTGCTCTCCTCCTAAAGTGTTAGCAGATCTCTTCTTAGCAGCTCTCCTCTTCACCTGCAATTCCCGTCTCAAGTCATTTTCCTCATCCTCATCTTTCAAGTCTCTCTCTTGTTTCTCATGTTGAGTGTTTAGCTTCTTTCCAGTTGACAGGGTCAATGTTTCTCTTCTAGCATTGCTGGTATCATTTTTGCTTACTTCTTGAGAAACAATTTTGGAGTCCCTTTTAGATCTAGAGTCCATCTTGACTTTACCAGTGGACAGGGTCAGTGTTTCTCTTCGATTTGTACTCTTCCTCACAGATTTACGATTCTCTTTTCCATTCATTCTCTTCTCAGTCTGTTGGGGAGTTCTCCTGGCAGAAGCTAAAGTCTTCCTGTAGTTCAGATGTCTCGGTGATGTGTTGTAACTCCAGCTAGTCTTGAGATTCGACTCAACTAGTAATTTCATCTTCTCGCTGGCTTTGGAAGGAACTTTGCCTTTATTTTGTTGCATTGAAGTGGATCCAGCTTTAAATGGTTTCTTCGTGGAAGCTTTCATTGAGGTCTGcctctttttcttctctgtCTTCCATTTCTCTAGTTTCTCCCTGCAAGGTGAACACAATATATTACAATCACCTGTTACATAGTAAGACATCTAAACTGAATGCTACATTAGTTTTCAAAGCCATtaagcaaaataacaaaaaagggGGAGGTTTGTAGAGGAAGaatgagaaaaagaaaaccCTTTCCTTCTTATTTGCTGCTGATAGCAGCTGGTTGTCATGGCAATCCAGCAGAGTTGTAACAAGTCactttattttgagtaaattgAGTTCAAGTTAAGTCTCTAGTACCAGTACTTTTCCTGACTCCATTCAGTGTGCTATcttctttttaaaatttcttCATTTCGGAGAATGAGTGGCTTGAACCATTACTTGTTTGTGACAATGGACAATTAAGGCCTAGAATACTTTAATATcaagtgtacagtacataaaggTAAACTCAGCATAATTTGCATATCGAAGGGCACTTGACTTTGCTGTCATGAATACAGGCAAAATACAATCCCAGGCACCATTTCAAAACAATGCAAGGAGTAGGTATGGTACAGTAGGTTAGTGGCATGCCCATCAAAGCTGTTTCagatgagaagaaaaaaagtgtaCCCTATCATTTCCAGTCTAGAAGTAAATTATTTACAATTGTACAACTGGCTACACATTTATTTATGTAAAGATCTATACTGGTTGTTTAAACACTGACTAAATAGTATTtactttcaataattattttttctcaacTAAAACTTCACAAACCTAGAAACCCAGCTACATGAAATGTGAACAATTTTATTCTCTGGATAAGTTCTCGCTTCTGTAATAAACTGTGCCATCTCTAACAGGATCTTTTGCAAATATTGGGTTCCTTTAAATATGATCTTACCACATGGATGGAGACCTATACTGGTCTAAATTTGACTTTGTCATTTCTCCCTCTGACTTGATAACAGATGTTGAAACCATAGTTCTCTTTGCAGACTTCATTTCTCATGTAGATGGTAAGTTCTGTGAAAAACAATTTACAAGTACAGTAGCAATTGGGATAAGTTGTTGTAACCAATGCAAATTTATAAAGTACATGTaactatttaatatatattctatTTCTGGTCTGTAAGAATACAGAAAATTTTGACATTGTCAAAACAATTCCTGCAAGCAGGCACGTAGCCAGTCCTGTCggtatgggtggggggggggtgggggaaatggGGGATTAAATGATTGCCTTGATATCATGGTTTAAATTTAATTGTGAAACACTGAATAATATTGAATTAAAGCAGTCGATATATTGTACAAACATGGTCATCTGTGGTTGATTGTTCTTGGACTTCTTTCCTTTGAGCTTCTAGTGTCTGAAAGTTCtgtttctattattattttcaggGGTATACAGTAGCTAGACTTTAATTTTTGGGAGTGGGCATTGCATTAATTCATGGGAGGCTTCAGGTTGGAATGACCCGACAGCGCCTAAGGCACTACTGGATCCTGAGGGCGTGGGTGCCCCTGGAAGCTCTGGGGTACTTACAAATTTGAGCAATGAAGCATTTAATATCTTCAAATTGCATCGGATGCGCACAAATTAAAACAGACAATAAAAGTCACCATTTAACCAATTTTATTATAAAAGCCAAACTTGGACTAATGGCTGATGATGCAGGGGGCTTGCGGGTGGGGAAGGTGGTAGGGGTTGCATGGGGCTTTGGAACAATAACTACCTACAGTAGGATGGATAGCATTCTTTTAGACAGTGACTGTAGTGCTTGTTTACAGTATGTACGTGTGAGCTAGCTTGCTATGTAAAGTATTATAGTACTGTATTGTGGAGTGATGTAATAGCCGTTACTAGGCATTGAGTTCAGTATTAGGGTATTCCTGGTTTGTAATGAGTTCAAATACCTGGGAGGTTGGAATGGGTTTGTTGGCATGTGTTTCGTGGAATGTTTTGTCTAGAGAGAGAAATAAGAGCAGAAAACAGTTCAAAAGCTACATTTTACAAAATACAgtgatattatttatattctACACTACTTTTATATGTTCATGTCTTCATTTTTACAGTTTAGGGCACAGGTTTTCCCTCTCCcctgtagctactgtacagtggcggagctaggagtattggtcagggggggcaagaatggtctgtaggggcgctttcaacactatctaagcggagcgccaccacaggttggcgcggagcgtacagaaaatttttgagtaaagatactccctagatcgctggaaatgaccctttccgggccttgctaatttgcagataaacgaagaataaataggtgtcatcgccattttgtcagaaaattacaccaacagaatatgacaaatgtcaataggtagatgagagcgcaataaaaagtcaataatcgcgaataagtaaaaagtagttaaagctgaaaagggcgccagcagtccatttgagtccgtcaggggggagCATTCAACCCCCCTGACTgaatggacgctccgccactgactgtACACCTCTGTTATATTCCATGCTATGATGAACTGAAACATTGATACTTAGCCGTAATTTTATcccaaaaaattgtttataCAGTTACACACATTACACTGAAGGTTATTCGTGTACTGTCTGTACATgacataaatagaaaaaaaaaaatctacagtATCATCAAATGTTGTAAGACAAGTACGTCCTGCACGTAAACTGAGTAAATGCTGGTTCATTGTATTGATTCAAGTTTTAACTTGGTTTGTTTCTGCATCAATGGTCTTTCAATAGGAAACTATTAGTAACAACATACTTGCAAGGTCCATCTGTAAGACTGTAGACAAGACATTGGCAATTTATATCTCTCATGAGTGCACTTTGTTGCTTTTCTCATAATGTCAAAAGATTTCTTTACTGCCTACCTGTATAGCGGGTGTTCCtattcaaatgaaacaaaaaatttgAGTCCTACCAATCTCTTAATTATGTATACTTTAAAGTTGACTGCATCAAATTTGAAGTCCTCTGAAATATTGTGCTCTATGCTGAGAATTTCAGCCTGTTACTTCATACATGGTGGATCTTAGACACAATTTCGGTAGCTTCAAGCGACTGAATGACCCCTCACTTGAAGCAGATGACATCGTGATTGTACCAAAAATTCTATACAAAGGATGCCCTGCCTGCCTCAGTTCTTGTCCCATTTCCATTTCTCCTCTCCCTCCCTGTGTCAATAATCCCTAGATTcttctcatttctttcttttccattttgtcTGTCTAGAGCTCTTTCTCACCTTTTCTCATctctttttcttccttctttttttttgttattttcactTCTTCgttatttcaacttttttgCCTAATTTCTTTTCACCTTAAAGCCTTAGGCCTAAAGGGAAACATCCAAAGTTGCCACAGAGAAACAAGGGAACAGCAAGTTTGTATTTTGGGACACTTTCATGTGATTCCACCCATTTAGTGGAATTGTTTGGTATTAAACTTCAACACATGCCCGAAGTTTGAGAAATTTTTAATTGTCTTGAGCAGTTTGAATCCCGACCTTACAGATATTGTAATGGTaaatagtataggcctatttaCTTCTGGTGCAATATGTTCAAACCATCCATTAATCACTTAGCTGAAGAAGAAAACtgaacaaagtggctattcttacgactgttcgtaagaataatttccgactacgcatgcgcagttgctatttttatgacaggagaactattttttacgaccaggagtaacaataatttccggttagggttaggattggggtttagggttacccctactacatgcgcagttgctttatttactttactgcgcttgaattcgcctttgtcgtaagaatagtttataaataattgttacgactagtcgtaagaatagccacggccaaaaCTGAACCACTGAGCAAAGTCAGCGAGATCTTCATCACTGCTATCATTTAAAATAACGTTAATACCCTTagtacttactgtacagtagttactatCTTGAATACCGTATAGGTCTAGGGCCCTACGTACATCTTATTGTTTTGTGTAAAactaaaagtaagagggcctggcattttattgttttactaGCCTTACTTGGATAGGCTACAGTATGCCTATGAGTATGAATACTAATTAACCTACATGATATAACTTAGACAAATTACGAAAAGCTTTGTCTAGATTTACCAACACGTACACGTTACGGATTTTCCTACCTAGTCCGCCTAGGTTACTTACAATGTAGTGATCAGCATGAATCCTAGGCTTGCCAACACACAACTATCTTATTCTTACTTAGTCAAGTTAGTGTCACTAAGGCTTGAAATCGATTTTAGATCTTAGTTCGGAgagtatgttttgatattttaggTGTGTATGCCttccatttatatatttatgtgttgttatattttgtatgttttatatgtgCAGGGATCCTGGGGAGAACACTGGTTCACCAGTGACAGGATCCCTGGTTACGAATAAagttaataaagaaaagaaaaaagcttAGCGTTACGATAGTTTTTACTCTATCCTTACTGTTACTCTGTAAGACTGTAGTGACTCTTACCTAGGCTTCGTGCTCACTTTACCTTTGACTGTGCGAGTACGAAACTAGTTGTAGGCTAGATTTGCATCACATTCACAAAATCGGTGTTTTCTTCTGTCAGTTTACAATTTTAGCTCCACATCAATGGCTTCGATTAGGCAATGACATATTTCAAATTGGTTTTCCGTTGAACTCACTGATTGACAGGAAATGGAGGAAACGTGTTTTTGTTATGACTGCCTTGTCAATAACAGATTTCAAGCTATGCGCTAATTTGAATAAAGGGATCATGGAACAACTACAAAACCTAAGCTCGGTATGTCGTTTTATGTTGTCTGACACATCCCATCATGATGTTTTTCACCATAAAAGTATAACCCTGGCTTCTTAGTCATACAACCACCCAGTCAGTGCATAGGTTTTATAGTTTACATGGAGTGTACGACACACCCTGTTTCAGCCTTTGTAATTTTGCGTTGATACGATTGAACTTACTCATTACTTCCTACATGGGTGAGACACTTTCattaaaaaaacttttcatttgaCTTCTAATAGTTGACACTTATGTCATTATTCACAAAGGTTTGACATGTCGTTGCAAACACCCACCAACTTGAGGTCATTCTGCATATCCTTTAAAacattcattttcataaaacGTGAGAAAGTTTGGCATTAGAAGTTAATTGAACACAGGACTCAACAATGAGTCTGATTTCCTACATAAGAGTAAtggttttgttgctgttgtcaTATATTTACCTGGATTTACCATTGGCCAAACTAAAAGAAGATTTTTGGTTACATTGACCTGTTTTGTTTTATCACTCTATGAGATTCAACAGCCAATGCCCAGGTATACAACTACCAAGTCTGAAGTTGACTGGTCTGATGGTTTAGAAGACATCTGAGACATTTATAGTTTGGCCTTTGAGTTACTATTACgatatttgacatttaatattttaagtaaaattgtagGATGGAAATATTTCTTATAATAGTTTTGGCCATTTTGTAGTTTGGGACTGATTGACCTTTTAATGTCGTGATACAGAGGTTCCATAGGGCTTGCCAAGACATACACCATGTTTGAATATAAGAAGTCAACAAGCCTGTTTGCTTAGGAGAAATTTGAGACACTTTCAAATAAATTTGGCCACCTATGAGCTTTGACCTCTTTGGAATATGTGACTCTTGGCTTTAAACATTACTTGATATGATATGAACTTTGAGAATCTGATATTCTATTATTCTACATGGGTTTGAAATGTTTCAGCCAACACACATCTTAATTCCTACTTCTGACTAAATGtttaaataaactattaaactaTTTAAGATTGGTTATTTAATGATATAAGACAACAAGTTCATATGACTGatataaacatgaaaaaaagacaacaaaCTGTAAAGTACTCTTTAagattcttctctctttttatttttattttcctctGAAAAAAATTGTGCAATTCTTCTCTGAACCTCTGCTTATATTTGTGCTATGACAAAGGTTATATGACgtaacatacatacaaaaagTGAGTTTgatataataaattaaaagtacATGATTGGAAGGTTGTTACCTATAAGTGGTTTAATAAAAAGCAGTACAAggacatatacatgtatattatataaGTTTTATCAATAGGAATTACACAAAAACCACCTACAAGGAGTGGTGTcttttgtattgtacagtacCACATGCAACTTCCAACCAGATTCACCCATTTTCCTAAATCCATGTTCTCTACAAAGTTTATACAgtgtttttattcttcttcttcaagaAACAAGATTTGGCCAGTAGTCAGTCTTAACATTTAATGACAATAGCAGATTCAGCCCTGATTTAGCTATGCAAAGAAGAGACTAGCCACATGCACTTTTCAACTATgttcgccaaaaaaaaaaaaaaaaacttcaggcACCAAATTTCCTTTTCTTAGAGGCAAAAGACTTTCTCATGAACTTAAACATTTGATGTGAAATGGCATAGGATCTACTTCACAATGTTATGAGCAAAAAGATCTCTTTAAAGACAATTGCAATGACGATGCCCTTCACATTGATCCATGGCTTAGTTTGGTCTTTCCGCAAAAATGcaacaatttcacaatttgtgTGCACTTTATGTGTGCAGGACAGAATTAGTTAAAGTTCACTGTATAAATGGCATAAATCAGGGTGCCTCAGGATACAAATACAGGTTTCCTTCCTTTACTTTATCAATCTGTTACATGAAGAACATGTTGACTACCATAACATTATTGAAACTAAAATGTTTGCATCTCAAAGGATATTGGACAGCAAGAACAAATAAGACCTGTTAAAACAGCTGCATGCTTTTGTTTACTGCCAGATCTAGAGTAATATCAGATTCAAGACAGATAAAGGAAGAAATAAGCCTCAATAAttagatattatatattaactttAACAGAGGTTGCAAACTCACAGGCCCACTGAGCACCGCTTTGGGACTCATGACCTTTTGACCTAAAAATGTGAATTAAAACTGGCTgatgtattaaaatatattaagaaaGTGTATTGATTACAGGTGTGCACAcaacaaaattttacaaaatacaaTGGATATAGGTGAACACATACATATTAGTTATCAAATAGTACCTTTTGTTCAAACAGCTTAGAAATAATAtagcaaacacacacacaatgttaaACATGATAAAATCTTCTACATATTGCATAATAAATAGGGAATAATAGGCCTATCCCCTAAAACTCTCTCCTTCATTTAGCAGAGCAAGATAACGGCATTTTCATACTGAGTTTTATTGACCAAAGTTTACTAGTTGATATATAATTCATTACATCTAAATATTGCTTGAAATGAGGAAAAGTGAAAATTATTGTCATTTTAATATGGGCTTTCATTTCActagtttaatttaaaaaatcattttaaaagtaaGAAAGGTATTGggttattttattcaattcattGCCAAGAGATAACGCTTTGTGCGTTGTTGAAGAAATCCCTAGTGAAATCTAGAAATCTAGTGAGGTAATTATAACAAGTTTAAAGATGTTCTGGCACATACTGAAATGGTTTGAAAGTTTATTCATAAAGTATGTAACAGATTTCTTAGATTTTTATAAAGGTTTTATCTCTACTTAAGGATATGATACAGGTTATATCCAGTGCACCAGATATTTCAAGAATTTATTCCAAAAATTGTcagaattttcttttttaattaaataggTTCTTTCTGCCCCCCTCTCAAAAAGCACCAGGCCATCCTCACAGAAAAAGTCTAGCCAAACCCCTGTCTTGTACTCTCATGAAAACTGATTTTCATCCTCAACATTTATGACCAAAAGGCAAACAGAATCAATGTCTTCCTAAGATTTCCCATCTTTTTCTTTATTACCACTACTGTCTAAGAATTAAATGCTGAAATGGCTGTTTCTCAGAAAAGTTGCGGCCACTTAAACAGCATCTCTAGCAGACATTTCTGTGTGACTGCACAGTTTAACATTTGCTATTCCCATAAGAACTTCCTCTTGTCGTGAATGTTTCAATCTCAACTGCAAACCTTGTACTATTGCATGCCTCTTGCTTTCATTGACACAGATCACAAAGGGAAAGCCAAACTTACGAGTATACTTATCATTCAAGTCTGTGATGAGTTCAAGGTCATCCGAGGATAACGTTAGAAGACCTGCTCTTCTGCTTGGTTCGTTGATGTCTCTAAAACTATTACTGGCTATGGCAAGTCTGGAGGGCAGATCAGGGTAGCATCTTAACAATCCTTCCTTACCTATTTCACAAGAAGAGAAATGAGCATTTGCAAAACATAGCTATATTAAGTCTGTATCAAATTGAAAGGTTTGAGAAAGTTTTGAAGGTTTGTTGatgaaaaatttcaatttgGACACCACAAGAGGATGACAGGGAGAGTAATTCTATTTGAAAAACCATCATTAAACCTGATTCCTGGCATGGAGTCAAATTTATCTGTATTTTTGGTATTCCAATGGTGTCGAGAGATAGGGTGACTCAGTTTTGCTTCATTCTTTAAATTCCCCTGGATGAGGAAGCTATAAACAGCTTAGTGGCTTTTAAAATGGCCATACAACCACCCAGTCAGTGCAAAAGTTTTATGATTTACATGGAGTGTACGACACACCCTGTTTCAGCCTTTGTAATTTTGCCTTGATACGATTTAACTTTCTCATAACTTCCTACATGGGTGAGACACTTTCATCCAAAAAGCTTTTCATTTGACTTCTAATAGTTGACACTTGTGTACACTTGACACAACTTTAGCAGTTGTATGCTAAATGGAGACTCACCCTGAAAAGGAAGATTATCCAGAAACTTACAGAGAGTTGCGTGTAAATCCCTTACGCTACAGAATGGTCTATCAGACCAGGCTGCTAATGGTATCATGGGAGTCT contains the following coding sequences:
- the LOC139980376 gene encoding 2-oxo-4-hydroxy-4-carboxy-5-ureidoimidazoline decarboxylase-like isoform X1, which codes for MTVISQFRPGDTSFAYSWGIVAMAKVKSLEDINNLGYKEFGDYLANVVAKTPMIPLAAWSDRPFCSVRDLHATLCKFLDNLPFQGKEGLLRCYPDLPSRLAIASNSFRDINEPSRRAGLLTLSSDDLELITDLNDKYTRKFGFPFVICVNESKRHAIVQGLQLRLKHSRQEEVLMGIANVKLCSHTEMSARDAV
- the LOC139980376 gene encoding 2-oxo-4-hydroxy-4-carboxy-5-ureidoimidazoline decarboxylase-like isoform X3, producing MAKVKSLEDINNLGYKEFGDYLANVVAKTPMIPLAAWSDRPFCSVRDLHATLCKFLDNLPFQGKEGLLRCYPDLPSRLAIASNSFRDINEPSRRAGLLTLSSDDLELITDLNDKYTRKFGFPFVICVNESKRHAIVQGLQLRLKHSRQEEVLMGIANVKLCSHTEMSARDAV
- the LOC139979714 gene encoding uncharacterized protein, whose translation is MKSAKRTMVSTSVIKSEGEMTKSNLDQYRSPSMWEKLEKWKTEKKKRQTSMKASTKKPFKAGSTSMQQNKGKVPSKASEKMKLLVESNLKTSWSYNTSPRHLNYRKTLASARRTPQQTEKRMNGKENRKSVRKSTNRRETLTLSTGKVKMDSRSKRDSKIVSQEVSKNDTSNARRETLTLSTGKKLNTQHEKQERDLKDEDEENDLRRELQVKRRAAKKRSANTLGGEQSGNKMNSVAERKDRRMTRERPWRQSKVTTNGGLGEQRKLRAESHKWLHKTSLTKPSVHERPSTSQEGTQESMREKLEQWLIAKGKTPKRAAKFMKTPKVSTRSRMSLEEDEEATSLDNVLTVDEAMETCKSLLNEGCPAEYLFDWLTNIETKLPYLSDMESFLECRKTVQEAFNGQSIDEIIPEALMEETKEVSIETIPGPPATPTPRKSRRSCFQLLSPLGEHEESSAVKYQVRDATPYFKRIQQALGRTSDTTPSTMIITPVRRSIRLSKRKSVSFASRQRGEVDMCVSNLREIEDLPLEEPVQLVLRSNRALEEEFDLNDEEMSI
- the LOC139980376 gene encoding 2-oxo-4-hydroxy-4-carboxy-5-ureidoimidazoline decarboxylase-like isoform X2; translation: MTVISQFRPGDTSFAYSWGIVAMAKVKSLEDINNLGYKEFGDYLANVVAKTPMIPLAAWSDRPFCSVRDLHATLCKEGLLRCYPDLPSRLAIASNSFRDINEPSRRAGLLTLSSDDLELITDLNDKYTRKFGFPFVICVNESKRHAIVQGLQLRLKHSRQEEVLMGIANVKLCSHTEMSARDAV